A genomic window from Bubalus bubalis isolate 160015118507 breed Murrah chromosome X, NDDB_SH_1, whole genome shotgun sequence includes:
- the VEGFD gene encoding vascular endothelial growth factor D isoform X1 — protein MYRQWAVVNIFMMSSLQLVQGSSYERGPVKRASRSMLERSEQQIRAASGLEELLQITHFEDWKLWRCRLKLKSLTSTDSRSASHRSTRFAATFYDMETLKVIDEEWQRTQCSPRETCVEVASELGSSTDTFFKPPCVNVFRCGGCCNEESLVCVNTSTSYVSKQLFEISVPLTSVPELVPVKVANHTGCKCFPTAPRHPFSIIRRSIQIPEEDRCSHSKKLCPVDMLWDSNKCKCVLQEENPLAGMEDHTHLQELALCGQHMKFDEDRCECVCKTPCPRDLIQHPENCSCIKCRESLESCCQKHKIFHPDTCSCEDRCPFHPRTCANGKPACPKHCRFPKEKRATHGLQDRENP, from the exons CGGGCATCTCGGTCAATGTTAGAACGATCTGAGCAGCAGATCAGGGCGGCTTCGGGTTTGGAGGAACTACTGCAGATCACACACTTCGAGGACTGGAAGCTATGGAGATGCCGACTGAAACTCAAAAGTCTCACCAGCACAGACTCTCGCTCAGCATCCCATCGGTCTACCAGGTTTGCGGCCACTTTCTATGACATGGAGACACTCAAAG TTATAGACGAGGAATGGCAAAGGACACAGTGCAGCCCTCGAGAGACCTGCGTGGAGGTGGCCAGTGAGCTGGGGAGCAGCACGGACACATTTTTCAAGCCTCCCTGTGTGAACGTGTTCCGGTGTGGTGGCTGCTGCAATGAAGAGAGCCTCGTCTGTGTCAATACCAGCACGTCGTACGTTTCCAAACAG CTCTTTGAGATATCAGTGCCTTTGACATCAGTACCTGAATTAGTGCCTGTTAAAGTTGCCAACCATACAGGTTGTAAGTGCTTCCCAACGGCTCCTCGTCATCCATTCTCAATTATTAGAAGATCTATCCAGATCCCAGAAGAAGATCG CTGCTCCCATTCCAAGAAGCTCTGTCCTGTTGACATGCTCTGGGACAGCAACAAATGTAAATGTGTTTTACAGGAGGAGAATCCACTGGCAGGAATGGAAG ATCACACTCACCTCCAGGAACTGGCTCTCTGTGGTCAGCACATGAAGTTTGATGAAGATCGTTGTGAGTGTGTCTGTAAAACACCATGTCCCAGAGACCTCATCCAGCACCCAGAAAACTGCAGCTGCATTAAGTGCAGAGAGAGTCTGGAGAGCTGCTgccagaagcacaagatatttcACCCAGACACCTGCAG CTGTGAGGACAGATGCCCCTTTCACCCCAGAACCTGTGCAAATGGAAAACCGGCATGTCCAAAGCATTGCCGCtttccaaaggagaaaagggccaCCCATGGGCTCCAGGATCGAGAAAATCCTTGA
- the PIGA gene encoding phosphatidylinositol N-acetylglucosaminyltransferase subunit A translates to MAYRGRGGRGQPSSASLSRVIPGSLHRFRTCAHNICMVSDFFYPNMGGVESHIYQLSQCLIERGHKVIIVTHAYGNRKGIRYLTNGLKVYYLPLKVMYNQSTATTLFHSLPLLRYIFVRERVTIIHSHSSFSAMAHDALFHAKTMGLQTVFTDHSLFGFADVSSVLTNKLLTVSLCDTNHIICVSYTSKENTVLRAALNPEIVSVIPNAVDPTDFTPDPFRRHDSIITIVVVSRLVYRKGTDLLSGIIPELCQKYPDLKFIIGGEGPKRIILEEVRERYQLHDRVRLLGALEHKDVRNVLVQGHIFLNTSLTEAFCMAIVEAASCGLQVVSTRVGGIPEVLPENLIILCEPSVKSLCEGLEKAIFQLKSGALPPPENIHNIVKTFYTWRNVAERTEKVYDRVAGEAVLPMDKRLDRLISHCGPVTGYIFALLAVFNFLFLIFLRWVTPDSLIDVAIDATGPKGAWTHRYPYSKRGAEHTVLSKTR, encoded by the exons ATGGCCTATAGAGGAAGAGGTGGGCGTGGCCAGCCTTCCTCAGCATCACTCTCCCGTGTCATCCCTGGAAGTCTTCACAGATTTAGGACCTGTGCCCATAATATATGCATGGTGTCGGACTTTTTCTACCCAAACATGGGAGGCGTAGAAAGTCACATTTACCAGCTCTCTCAGTGCCTGATTGAAAGAGGGCACAAGGTCATAATTGTCACCCACGCTTACGGAAATCGCAAAGGCATCCGTTACCTCACTAATGGCCTCAAAGTCTATTACTTGCCTCTGAAAGTCATGTACAACCAATCTACAGCCACGACCCTCTTTCACAGTCTGCCATTGCTCAGGTACATATTTGTTCGGGAGAGAGTCACGATAATCCATTCACATAGTTCCTTTTCTGCCATGGCCCATGATGCCCTCTTCCACGCCAAGACAATGGGCCTCCAGACAGTCTTCACGGACCATTCCCTTTTCGGATTTGCTGATGTCAGCTCGGTGCTTACAAACAAGCTTCTaactgtgtctctttgtgacacaAACCACATAATTTGTGTCTCTTACACTAGTAAGGAAAACACTGTGCTAAGAGCAGCACTGAATCCTGAAATAGTGTCCGTCATTCCTAATGCTGTAGATCCTACTGACTTCACTCCAGACCCATTTAGAAGGCATGATAGTATAATAACTATTGTTGTTGTCAGCAGACTTGTTTACAGAAAAG GGACCGATTTACTTAGTGGTATAATACCTGAACTCTGTCAGAAATATcctgatttaaaattcataattgGAGGAGAGGGACCAAAGAGAATCATTTTGGAAGAAGTACGGGAAAGATACCAGCTCCATGACAG AGTGCGTCTCTTGGGAGCCTTAGAGCACAAGGATGTTAGAAATGTCTTAGTTCAAGGACATATTTTTCTTAATACTTCTCTTACGGAAGCATTCTGCATGGCGATTGTGGAAGCAGCCAGTTGTGGTTTACAG gttgtAAGTACCAGGGTTGGTGGAATTCCTGAAGTACTTCCAGAAAATCTTATCATTTTATGTGAGCCTTCTGTAAAATCTTTGTGTGAGGGATTGGAAAAAGCTATTTTCCAACTGAAGTCAGGAGCATTGCCACCTCCAGAAAATATCCATAACATTGTAAAGACTTTCTACACCTGGAGGAACGTTGCAGAGAGAACTGAAAAA GTGTATGACCGAGTGGCAGGAGAAGCTGTGTTACCCATGGACAAACGGCTGGACAGACTCATCTCTCACTGTGGCCCCGTGACAGGCTACATTTTTGCTCTGTTGGCTGTATTCAACTTTCTCTTCCTCATCTTCCTGAGATGGGTGACTCCAGATTCTTTAATTGATGTTGCAATAGATGCTACAGGGCCAAAGGGTGCCTGGACTCATCGATATCCTTATAGTAAAAGGGGGGCTGAGCATACTGTGCTGTCTAAAACAAGGTAG
- the VEGFD gene encoding vascular endothelial growth factor D isoform X2 encodes MYRQWAVVNIFMMSSLQLVQGSSYERGPVKRASRSMLERSEQQIRAASGLEELLQITHFEDWKLWRCRLKLKSLTSTDSRSASHRSTRFAATFYDMETLKVIDEEWQRTQCSPRETCVEVASELGSSTDTFFKPPCVNVFRCGGCCNEESLVCVNTSTSYVSKQLFEISVPLTSVPELVPVKVANHTGCKCFPTAPRHPFSIIRRSIQIPEEDRCSHSKKLCPVDMLWDSNKCKCVLQEENPLAGMEDHTHLQELALCGQHMKFDEDRCECVCKTPCPRDLIQHPENCSCIKCRESLESCCQKHKIFHPDTCRFYNSLRSSIPLRAGAADGPGTLNN; translated from the exons CGGGCATCTCGGTCAATGTTAGAACGATCTGAGCAGCAGATCAGGGCGGCTTCGGGTTTGGAGGAACTACTGCAGATCACACACTTCGAGGACTGGAAGCTATGGAGATGCCGACTGAAACTCAAAAGTCTCACCAGCACAGACTCTCGCTCAGCATCCCATCGGTCTACCAGGTTTGCGGCCACTTTCTATGACATGGAGACACTCAAAG TTATAGACGAGGAATGGCAAAGGACACAGTGCAGCCCTCGAGAGACCTGCGTGGAGGTGGCCAGTGAGCTGGGGAGCAGCACGGACACATTTTTCAAGCCTCCCTGTGTGAACGTGTTCCGGTGTGGTGGCTGCTGCAATGAAGAGAGCCTCGTCTGTGTCAATACCAGCACGTCGTACGTTTCCAAACAG CTCTTTGAGATATCAGTGCCTTTGACATCAGTACCTGAATTAGTGCCTGTTAAAGTTGCCAACCATACAGGTTGTAAGTGCTTCCCAACGGCTCCTCGTCATCCATTCTCAATTATTAGAAGATCTATCCAGATCCCAGAAGAAGATCG CTGCTCCCATTCCAAGAAGCTCTGTCCTGTTGACATGCTCTGGGACAGCAACAAATGTAAATGTGTTTTACAGGAGGAGAATCCACTGGCAGGAATGGAAG ATCACACTCACCTCCAGGAACTGGCTCTCTGTGGTCAGCACATGAAGTTTGATGAAGATCGTTGTGAGTGTGTCTGTAAAACACCATGTCCCAGAGACCTCATCCAGCACCCAGAAAACTGCAGCTGCATTAAGTGCAGAGAGAGTCTGGAGAGCTGCTgccagaagcacaagatatttcACCCAGACACCTGCAG GTTCTACAACTCTCTCCGCAGTAGTATTCCCTTGAGAGCTGGGGCAGCAGATGGTCCAGGGACACTGAACAATTAA
- the VEGFD gene encoding vascular endothelial growth factor D isoform X3 translates to MLERSEQQIRAASGLEELLQITHFEDWKLWRCRLKLKSLTSTDSRSASHRSTRFAATFYDMETLKVIDEEWQRTQCSPRETCVEVASELGSSTDTFFKPPCVNVFRCGGCCNEESLVCVNTSTSYVSKQLFEISVPLTSVPELVPVKVANHTGCKCFPTAPRHPFSIIRRSIQIPEEDRCSHSKKLCPVDMLWDSNKCKCVLQEENPLAGMEDHTHLQELALCGQHMKFDEDRCECVCKTPCPRDLIQHPENCSCIKCRESLESCCQKHKIFHPDTCSCEDRCPFHPRTCANGKPACPKHCRFPKEKRATHGLQDRENP, encoded by the exons ATGTTAGAACGATCTGAGCAGCAGATCAGGGCGGCTTCGGGTTTGGAGGAACTACTGCAGATCACACACTTCGAGGACTGGAAGCTATGGAGATGCCGACTGAAACTCAAAAGTCTCACCAGCACAGACTCTCGCTCAGCATCCCATCGGTCTACCAGGTTTGCGGCCACTTTCTATGACATGGAGACACTCAAAG TTATAGACGAGGAATGGCAAAGGACACAGTGCAGCCCTCGAGAGACCTGCGTGGAGGTGGCCAGTGAGCTGGGGAGCAGCACGGACACATTTTTCAAGCCTCCCTGTGTGAACGTGTTCCGGTGTGGTGGCTGCTGCAATGAAGAGAGCCTCGTCTGTGTCAATACCAGCACGTCGTACGTTTCCAAACAG CTCTTTGAGATATCAGTGCCTTTGACATCAGTACCTGAATTAGTGCCTGTTAAAGTTGCCAACCATACAGGTTGTAAGTGCTTCCCAACGGCTCCTCGTCATCCATTCTCAATTATTAGAAGATCTATCCAGATCCCAGAAGAAGATCG CTGCTCCCATTCCAAGAAGCTCTGTCCTGTTGACATGCTCTGGGACAGCAACAAATGTAAATGTGTTTTACAGGAGGAGAATCCACTGGCAGGAATGGAAG ATCACACTCACCTCCAGGAACTGGCTCTCTGTGGTCAGCACATGAAGTTTGATGAAGATCGTTGTGAGTGTGTCTGTAAAACACCATGTCCCAGAGACCTCATCCAGCACCCAGAAAACTGCAGCTGCATTAAGTGCAGAGAGAGTCTGGAGAGCTGCTgccagaagcacaagatatttcACCCAGACACCTGCAG CTGTGAGGACAGATGCCCCTTTCACCCCAGAACCTGTGCAAATGGAAAACCGGCATGTCCAAAGCATTGCCGCtttccaaaggagaaaagggccaCCCATGGGCTCCAGGATCGAGAAAATCCTTGA